A genomic window from Streptomyces sp. HUAS YS2 includes:
- a CDS encoding amino acid ABC transporter ATP-binding protein, translating into MPHPEKTRADVDTGNALVVLKNVDKHFGALHVLQSIDLTIDRGEVVVVIGPSGSGKSTLCRAINRLETIDSGEIFVDGRPLPAEGRELAGLRADVGMVFQSFNLFAHKTVLENVTLGQIRVRKKDKKAAETRGRQLLDRVGVASQADKYPAQLSGGQQQRVAIARALAMDPKVMLFDEPTSALDPEMINEVLEVMQQLARDGMTMVVVTHEMGFARSAANRVVFMADGRIVEETTPDEFFSNPRSERAKDFLSKILHH; encoded by the coding sequence ATGCCCCACCCGGAGAAGACGCGCGCCGATGTCGACACCGGCAACGCCTTGGTCGTGCTGAAGAACGTCGACAAGCACTTCGGCGCGCTCCACGTGCTCCAGAGCATCGACCTGACCATCGACCGCGGCGAGGTCGTCGTCGTCATCGGCCCGTCGGGATCGGGGAAGTCCACGCTCTGCCGCGCCATCAACCGGCTGGAGACCATCGACTCGGGCGAGATCTTCGTCGACGGTCGCCCGCTGCCCGCCGAGGGCCGCGAGCTGGCCGGACTGCGCGCCGACGTCGGCATGGTCTTCCAGTCCTTCAACCTGTTCGCCCACAAGACCGTCCTGGAGAACGTCACGCTCGGCCAGATCCGGGTGCGCAAGAAGGACAAGAAGGCCGCCGAGACACGCGGCCGGCAACTGCTCGACCGGGTCGGCGTCGCCTCGCAGGCGGACAAGTACCCGGCTCAGCTCTCCGGCGGCCAGCAGCAGCGCGTCGCGATCGCCCGCGCGCTCGCCATGGACCCCAAGGTGATGCTCTTCGACGAGCCGACCTCCGCCCTCGACCCCGAGATGATCAACGAGGTCCTGGAGGTCATGCAGCAGCTCGCCCGGGACGGCATGACCATGGTGGTCGTCACCCATGAGATGGGCTTCGCCCGCTCCGCCGCCAACCGGGTCGTCTTCATGGCCGACGGGCGGATCGTCGAGGAGACCACCCCGGACGAGTTCTTCAGCAACCCGCGCAGCGAGCGGGCCAAGGACTTCCTGTCGAAGATCCTGCATCACTGA
- a CDS encoding FAD/NAD(P)-binding protein: MAVVGAGAAGALVAVQLCETAARRRTPLDLVLIDPAPEAGRGVAYATEVPAHRLNVPVGGMSCYPDDPGHFQRWLCRHGESTVTAGDFAARWRFGSYLADTLGRAIITAHGTVAVRRLRTTVTRCAARKKADGPDATDGFVLRLADGATLDADAVVLATGPAPGTSAWSPDELRASDRFVARPWAPGALDAIGDAEDVLLVGAGLTAVDLALVLDRPGRTVHTLSRSGLLPRPHAVAPLPPMPAPEGLAGLPLPRLRAALRRHLAASMREHGDWRPAMDGIRPHIAALWQGLDDDERAEFLGRDATRWNVHRHRMAPTTAEAVSRIRAAHRLRVHAGRVAAVRPLDDGLVVVLADGRELRVGRVVDCTGPGMRPDGDPLWAGLLADGLAMPGPLGIGVATDGGRLVGARHNAARPLFTLGAPRRGELWETTAIPEIRAQAREVAEAVLAPAAARVRPARRRPTDQFGLPVSTHAAAAAAYRAGLGRVVTVRAKAADSFARSVELDPGFALGHAALALLGHECGADVDVPRALADARRAAAERGDERERSFVDVVGRRIAADDGDRALVGHLERFPGDALALSTAVPTIAFSGVGDLDDNLAQRLVERTAPAYEGHWFHTSLRSFLLQEEGRIDEAGVLAREALAAEPASGHAVHALAHVHYESGDHHAGRDWLDGWISGHGRGAVHRAHFSWHVALHELALDDPDAVRRRWFAQLAPHRVNGVRALVDSGSLLWRARMCRNWAGRMPVGHVLDAVAAELVERPATAFTALHGAVALTAAGDLAGLRRLRRHTAGADAVQREVVAPLCVALEAVLEERWSAAVEGLRALLPTLRRVGGSAAQREVVEETLLYALVEAGQSDAARHLLQSRLDRRDSPLDTRRLAALGEQA, encoded by the coding sequence GTGGCCGTGGTCGGCGCCGGGGCCGCCGGAGCGCTGGTGGCCGTCCAGCTGTGCGAGACCGCGGCGCGGCGCCGTACACCGCTCGACCTGGTGCTCATCGACCCCGCTCCGGAGGCCGGCCGCGGCGTCGCGTACGCCACCGAGGTTCCGGCCCACCGGCTCAACGTGCCGGTCGGCGGGATGAGTTGTTACCCCGACGATCCCGGCCATTTCCAGCGCTGGCTGTGCCGACACGGCGAATCGACGGTCACCGCCGGGGACTTCGCGGCGCGGTGGCGCTTCGGCTCGTACCTCGCCGACACCCTCGGCCGGGCGATCATCACGGCGCACGGCACGGTCGCGGTGCGCCGGCTGCGCACCACGGTGACCCGTTGCGCGGCGCGGAAGAAGGCGGACGGACCCGACGCGACCGACGGCTTCGTCCTGCGCCTCGCCGACGGCGCGACCCTGGACGCCGACGCCGTGGTCCTGGCGACCGGACCCGCGCCGGGCACGTCCGCGTGGTCGCCGGACGAACTGCGTGCCTCGGACCGGTTCGTCGCCCGGCCCTGGGCCCCCGGGGCTCTCGACGCGATCGGAGACGCGGAGGACGTGCTGCTGGTCGGCGCCGGGCTCACCGCCGTCGACCTCGCGCTGGTCCTGGACCGGCCCGGCCGCACCGTGCACACCCTGTCCCGCAGCGGCCTGCTCCCCCGGCCGCACGCCGTCGCCCCGCTGCCGCCGATGCCCGCCCCGGAAGGGCTGGCCGGCCTCCCGCTGCCCCGGCTCCGCGCCGCGCTCCGCCGCCACCTGGCCGCCTCGATGCGCGAACACGGCGACTGGCGGCCCGCGATGGACGGCATCCGCCCGCACATCGCCGCACTGTGGCAGGGCCTGGACGACGACGAGCGCGCCGAGTTCCTGGGCCGCGACGCGACCCGCTGGAACGTGCACCGGCACCGCATGGCGCCGACCACGGCCGAGGCCGTCTCCCGGATCCGCGCCGCCCACCGGCTGCGGGTGCACGCCGGCCGGGTCGCCGCCGTCCGCCCGCTGGACGACGGCCTCGTCGTCGTCCTGGCCGACGGGCGGGAGCTGCGCGTCGGCCGGGTCGTCGACTGCACCGGCCCCGGGATGCGCCCGGACGGCGACCCGCTGTGGGCCGGACTGCTGGCCGACGGGCTCGCCATGCCGGGCCCGCTGGGGATCGGCGTCGCAACCGACGGCGGCCGGCTTGTCGGGGCCCGACACAACGCCGCACGACCGCTGTTCACCCTCGGCGCGCCCCGGCGCGGCGAGCTGTGGGAGACGACCGCGATCCCGGAGATCCGCGCCCAGGCCCGGGAGGTCGCCGAGGCGGTGCTCGCGCCGGCCGCGGCGCGGGTACGGCCCGCCCGGCGCCGCCCCACCGACCAGTTCGGGCTGCCGGTGTCCACGCACGCCGCCGCCGCGGCCGCCTACCGCGCCGGGCTCGGCCGCGTGGTGACCGTACGGGCCAAGGCGGCCGACTCCTTCGCCCGGTCCGTCGAGCTCGACCCCGGTTTCGCGCTCGGCCATGCCGCGCTCGCGCTGCTCGGCCACGAGTGCGGGGCGGACGTCGACGTGCCACGGGCGCTCGCGGACGCCCGCCGAGCAGCGGCCGAGCGCGGGGACGAGCGGGAGCGCTCGTTCGTGGACGTCGTCGGCCGCCGGATCGCCGCGGACGACGGCGACCGGGCGCTCGTCGGGCACCTGGAGCGGTTCCCCGGCGACGCGTTGGCACTGAGCACCGCCGTCCCGACCATCGCCTTCTCCGGCGTCGGCGACCTCGACGACAACCTGGCCCAGCGGCTGGTGGAGCGCACCGCTCCGGCGTACGAGGGGCACTGGTTCCACACCTCGCTGCGGTCCTTCCTGCTCCAGGAGGAGGGGCGGATCGACGAGGCCGGCGTCCTGGCCCGGGAGGCGCTGGCCGCCGAGCCGGCCTCCGGGCACGCCGTGCACGCGCTCGCCCACGTCCACTACGAGTCCGGCGACCACCACGCCGGGCGGGACTGGCTCGACGGCTGGATCTCCGGGCACGGCCGGGGCGCGGTCCACCGCGCCCACTTCTCCTGGCACGTGGCGCTGCACGAACTCGCCCTGGACGACCCGGACGCGGTGCGCCGCCGCTGGTTCGCGCAGCTCGCCCCGCACCGCGTCAACGGCGTGCGGGCGCTGGTCGACTCGGGTTCGCTGCTGTGGCGGGCGCGGATGTGCCGGAACTGGGCGGGCCGGATGCCCGTCGGGCACGTCCTCGACGCGGTCGCGGCCGAGCTGGTGGAGCGTCCTGCGACGGCGTTCACGGCCCTGCACGGCGCGGTCGCACTGACCGCCGCCGGCGACCTGGCGGGCCTGCGCCGACTGCGCCGGCACACCGCGGGCGCGGACGCGGTGCAGCGCGAGGTGGTCGCCCCGCTGTGCGTGGCCCTGGAGGCGGTACTGGAGGAGCGCTGGTCCGCGGCCGTCGAGGGGCTGCGCGCCCTGCTGCCCACGCTGCGCCGGGTCGGCGGCAGCGCGGCGCAGCGCGAGGTGGTCGAGGAGACGCTCCTGTACGCGCTGGTGGAGGCCGGCCAGAGCGACGCGGCCCGACACCTGCTCCAGTCCCGCCTGGACCGCCGCGACTCCCCCCTGGACACCCGCCGCCTGGCGGCACTCGGCGAACAGGCCTGA
- a CDS encoding ribonuclease inhibitor → MADLGPLLDWLRGGAVAERRLDFPAGTAMPDGRLDLCKQALGPEGAALVAEALGDTARPARVRHLLLGTDGLGDDGAADVAEKTVGAGVETLYLGCNGITAGGACRIADSLRASEHVVGGVWLKRNPLGPDGGRAAADLVAAASGLRTLDLVQTGLDPAGLAVLAEALLTAAASGRRIERLFVGGNPLGRTGAAPLAALLAAGAVGELYASAARLGDEGALLLAAALERAPYGRTARLSVASNGIGPEAAARLVAAAAGAGVELLDFGRVRAAGTLGAADNRLDLAAATAIGETLACREHRLTHLVLAHTGLRSREAHKILDAAPNAVSPTRYVLGKGIATSVRRRLDAFSAHLPMPAVAADVAAVRSVHRTAPPTTEGL, encoded by the coding sequence GTGGCCGATCTCGGGCCGTTGCTGGACTGGCTGCGTGGTGGGGCGGTGGCCGAGCGACGACTCGACTTTCCGGCCGGGACGGCGATGCCCGACGGGCGGCTCGACCTGTGCAAGCAGGCGCTCGGGCCCGAGGGGGCCGCGCTCGTCGCCGAGGCTCTCGGCGACACCGCGCGACCGGCCCGCGTGCGGCATCTGCTGCTCGGTACCGACGGGCTCGGCGACGACGGAGCGGCCGACGTCGCCGAGAAGACCGTGGGCGCGGGAGTGGAGACGCTCTACCTGGGCTGCAACGGCATCACCGCAGGCGGCGCCTGCCGGATCGCCGACAGCCTGCGCGCCTCCGAGCACGTCGTCGGCGGCGTGTGGCTGAAGCGCAACCCTCTCGGCCCCGACGGCGGACGGGCCGCCGCCGACCTGGTCGCCGCCGCCTCCGGGCTGCGCACCCTCGACCTCGTACAGACCGGCCTCGACCCGGCGGGCCTCGCCGTCCTCGCCGAGGCGCTGCTCACGGCCGCCGCCTCCGGCCGCCGCATCGAACGGCTCTTCGTCGGCGGCAACCCGCTCGGCCGCACCGGCGCGGCCCCGCTGGCCGCGCTGCTCGCGGCCGGAGCGGTCGGCGAACTGTACGCGTCCGCCGCCCGGTTGGGCGACGAGGGCGCGCTGCTGCTCGCCGCCGCTCTGGAGCGAGCCCCGTACGGCCGGACGGCGCGGCTCTCGGTCGCGAGCAACGGCATCGGCCCCGAGGCGGCCGCCCGGCTCGTCGCAGCCGCGGCGGGCGCCGGCGTCGAACTCCTCGACTTCGGCCGGGTCCGGGCCGCCGGAACGCTCGGCGCGGCCGACAACCGCCTCGATCTTGCCGCCGCGACCGCGATCGGCGAGACCCTGGCCTGCCGCGAACACCGCCTGACCCACCTGGTCCTGGCCCACACGGGCCTCCGCAGCCGCGAGGCGCACAAGATCCTCGATGCCGCGCCGAACGCCGTCAGCCCCACCCGGTACGTCCTCGGCAAGGGCATCGCGACCAGCGTCCGCCGCCGGCTCGACGCCTTCAGCGCCCATCTGCCGATGCCGGCGGTCGCTGCCGACGTGGCCGCCGTTCGCAGCGTCCACCGCACGGCCCCACCGACGACCGAGGGGCTTTAG
- a CDS encoding AAA family ATPase, which produces MTTSPTVPSPPARAVAWRANATYPKPPEGWTGVSRLESFIDAMIDMGQTGQVFGEHGVGKTATFFSHVAEAYPDAELVFVPAANLTPDDLLANAPVRDAATGELVLRQLVMSQLKPGRPFVLLIDDSLQAGESIQSQLMQIACNWTLGGYDLRALGCIGVFLTDNESLAETAARRSDLAILDRMVTVRITANDTAWRFKLAAKYRSWDLGGVYAVWASLSPALRELLSPRTLDHILANAQEGFPLRWGLPLVNGERLRLVEPLADGRPGQNRTQEILDRIAAALGVPNPATVPDPVRRVVRAALRNRWTVLLQGPPGCGKTELVRQTVREGLDGREPLYFSLPVTNVEDLCAPVPTQDGSLDNLLAAAFTGPEPKAIVWDEYNRPKDKAAFAKLMEITQEWSLAGRRIEGLRAQIAVQNPPYHLGRKLLVARNNIAQATRFTASLTVEPGDIPANEWLIEKYGPVAETVLDWWKQDIDEDGRAWITKRTIERLIKLHQRGLPLEMGTVYLGDGEYAPVPLASLIDRLNNRPVTGLRELTRQVDAWEARLRRAAERSPEGGDDSDTVHQVIANAELSQLKKHRKAVARLVALLPPKLRSTYLVGASEQHQRFWIEIFTTLPR; this is translated from the coding sequence ATGACGACCTCGCCCACCGTCCCCTCACCCCCCGCCCGCGCGGTTGCGTGGCGGGCCAACGCCACCTATCCGAAGCCGCCGGAGGGCTGGACAGGTGTGTCGCGGCTGGAGTCGTTCATCGACGCGATGATCGACATGGGGCAGACCGGCCAGGTCTTCGGCGAGCACGGCGTCGGCAAGACCGCGACGTTCTTCTCCCATGTGGCCGAGGCGTACCCGGACGCCGAGCTGGTCTTCGTCCCGGCCGCCAACCTCACCCCGGACGACCTCCTCGCGAACGCGCCGGTGCGGGACGCGGCGACCGGCGAACTGGTGCTGCGCCAGCTGGTGATGAGCCAGCTCAAGCCGGGCCGGCCGTTCGTGCTGCTGATCGACGACTCGCTGCAGGCCGGGGAGTCGATCCAGTCCCAGCTGATGCAGATCGCCTGCAACTGGACGCTCGGCGGCTACGACCTGCGGGCGCTGGGCTGCATCGGGGTGTTCCTCACCGACAACGAGTCGCTGGCGGAGACGGCGGCCCGGCGCAGCGACCTGGCCATCCTCGACCGGATGGTCACGGTCCGGATCACCGCGAACGACACGGCGTGGCGGTTCAAGCTGGCCGCGAAGTACCGGAGCTGGGACCTCGGCGGGGTGTACGCGGTGTGGGCGTCGCTGAGCCCCGCGCTGCGCGAGCTGCTCTCCCCGCGCACCCTCGACCACATCCTCGCCAACGCGCAGGAGGGCTTCCCGCTGCGCTGGGGCCTTCCGCTGGTCAACGGCGAGCGGCTGCGGCTCGTCGAGCCGCTCGCCGACGGCCGGCCGGGGCAGAACCGGACGCAGGAGATCCTGGACCGGATCGCCGCGGCCCTGGGCGTCCCGAACCCGGCGACCGTCCCCGACCCGGTCCGCCGGGTGGTGCGGGCGGCACTGCGCAACCGGTGGACGGTGCTGCTGCAGGGCCCGCCCGGCTGCGGAAAGACGGAGCTGGTCCGGCAGACCGTGCGGGAGGGCCTGGACGGGCGGGAGCCGCTGTACTTCTCGCTGCCGGTGACCAACGTGGAGGACCTCTGCGCGCCGGTCCCGACGCAGGACGGATCGCTGGACAACCTGCTCGCGGCCGCGTTCACCGGGCCGGAGCCGAAGGCCATCGTCTGGGACGAGTACAACCGCCCCAAGGACAAGGCGGCGTTCGCCAAGCTGATGGAGATCACGCAGGAGTGGTCGCTGGCGGGCCGGCGGATCGAGGGGCTCCGGGCGCAGATCGCCGTGCAGAACCCCCCGTACCACCTGGGCCGCAAGCTGCTGGTGGCACGCAACAACATCGCCCAGGCGACCCGCTTCACGGCCTCGCTGACCGTCGAGCCCGGGGACATCCCGGCGAACGAGTGGCTGATCGAGAAGTACGGGCCGGTGGCCGAGACGGTGCTCGACTGGTGGAAGCAGGACATCGACGAGGACGGCCGCGCCTGGATCACGAAGCGGACCATCGAGCGGCTGATCAAGCTCCACCAGCGGGGCCTGCCGCTGGAGATGGGCACGGTCTACCTCGGTGACGGCGAGTACGCGCCGGTGCCGCTGGCCTCGCTGATCGACCGCCTGAACAACCGGCCGGTCACGGGGCTGCGGGAGCTGACCCGGCAGGTCGACGCGTGGGAGGCCCGGCTCCGCCGCGCGGCGGAACGGTCCCCCGAGGGCGGCGACGACAGCGACACGGTGCACCAGGTCATCGCCAACGCGGAGCTGTCGCAGCTGAAGAAGCACCGGAAGGCCGTGGCCCGGCTGGTGGCGTTGCTGCCGCCGAAGCTGCGCTCGACGTACCTGGTGGGCGCCTCGGAGCAGCACCAGCGGTTCTGGATCGAGATCTTCACGACGCTGCCGCGCTGA
- a CDS encoding SDR family oxidoreductase — MEQISDAELAAFHRTVGRLRALPVDDPVRLHAEQVAASFAREGRNRRRKSRNDARAAADAAVVAATATGAVARREDAPLTPGDEGTAGVFHRPRRCYVCKSFYRQADAFYHLLCPGCAADNTARRSLSTDLTGRRALLTGARVKIGFQLALMMLRDGAELLVTSRFPHDTLRRFRAEPGSEAWLDRLTVVAVDLRDPRQVLGLCERLRQDGEPLDILVNNAAQTVRRPPESYALLASGETAALPEGVWHAPGYAPMRALAAPAAGGALALVLEEADEAGLLPDHAPANSWSARLGELDPAELLETQLVNALAPALLVDRLLPLLLASPRTNRYVVNVTAVEGRFAVRNKMAGHPHTNMAKAALNMLTRTSGAELAAQGVHMCAVDTGWITDENPLPKKTRIADTGFRTPLDIVDGAARVYDPIVRGEAGAPVSGVFLKDYQEAEW; from the coding sequence ATGGAACAGATCAGCGACGCGGAACTCGCCGCGTTCCACCGGACGGTCGGCCGGCTGCGCGCGCTGCCCGTCGACGACCCGGTCCGGCTCCACGCCGAGCAGGTGGCCGCCTCGTTCGCCCGCGAGGGCCGGAACCGCCGCCGCAAGTCCCGCAACGACGCGCGCGCGGCGGCGGACGCCGCCGTGGTGGCCGCGACGGCGACCGGCGCGGTCGCCCGGCGCGAGGACGCGCCGCTCACGCCCGGCGACGAGGGAACGGCCGGGGTCTTCCACCGGCCCCGGCGTTGCTACGTCTGCAAGTCGTTCTATCGACAGGCCGACGCGTTCTACCACCTGCTCTGCCCGGGCTGCGCCGCCGACAACACCGCCCGCCGCTCCCTGAGCACCGACCTCACCGGCCGTCGGGCGCTGCTCACCGGCGCCCGGGTCAAGATCGGCTTCCAGCTGGCGCTGATGATGCTCCGCGACGGCGCCGAACTCCTCGTGACCTCCCGGTTCCCGCACGACACGCTGCGGCGGTTCCGCGCCGAGCCCGGCAGCGAGGCGTGGCTCGACCGGCTCACCGTCGTCGCCGTCGACCTGCGCGACCCGCGGCAGGTCCTCGGCCTGTGCGAGCGGCTCCGCCAGGACGGCGAACCGCTGGACATCCTCGTCAACAACGCCGCCCAGACCGTCCGCCGACCGCCCGAGTCGTACGCGCTGCTCGCCTCCGGCGAGACCGCGGCGCTCCCCGAGGGCGTCTGGCACGCGCCCGGATACGCGCCGATGCGCGCGCTCGCGGCGCCGGCCGCGGGGGGCGCGCTGGCCCTCGTACTGGAGGAGGCGGACGAGGCGGGCCTGCTGCCCGACCACGCGCCCGCCAACTCCTGGTCCGCCCGGCTCGGCGAACTGGACCCGGCCGAACTCCTGGAGACCCAGCTCGTCAACGCCCTCGCGCCCGCGCTGCTGGTCGACCGGCTGCTGCCGCTGCTGCTGGCCTCGCCGCGGACGAATCGGTACGTCGTCAACGTCACCGCCGTGGAAGGCCGGTTCGCCGTCCGCAACAAGATGGCCGGCCACCCGCACACCAACATGGCGAAGGCCGCGCTCAACATGCTCACCCGCACCAGCGGCGCCGAACTCGCCGCCCAGGGCGTCCACATGTGCGCCGTCGACACGGGCTGGATCACCGACGAGAACCCCCTGCCGAAGAAGACCCGCATCGCCGACACGGGCTTCCGCACCCCCCTGGACATCGTCGACGGCGCGGCCCGCGTCTACGACCCGATCGTGCGCGGCGAGGCGGGCGCGCCGGTGTCGGGCGTGTTCCTGAAGGACTACCAGGAGGCGGAGTGGTGA
- a CDS encoding RrF2 family transcriptional regulator, translating into MRISARTDYAVRAMAELARSPERPRKAEDVAGAQDIPVRFLFVVLSELRQARLVRSERGPDGGYALTRPPAEITLADVIRAMDGPLVSVRDLKLTGLAYEGAAAPLPDVWRAVRTSLRQVLEGTTLADLASGELPDLVRERAQTYNDDVRSYPPR; encoded by the coding sequence GTGAGGATCTCAGCGCGCACGGACTACGCGGTACGGGCCATGGCGGAGCTCGCCCGGTCCCCCGAGCGGCCCCGGAAGGCCGAGGACGTCGCGGGCGCCCAGGACATCCCCGTGCGGTTCCTCTTCGTCGTCCTCAGCGAACTGCGCCAGGCCCGGCTGGTGCGCAGCGAGCGTGGGCCGGACGGCGGCTACGCGCTCACCCGGCCGCCGGCCGAGATCACCCTCGCCGACGTGATCCGGGCCATGGACGGGCCCCTCGTCAGCGTGCGCGACCTGAAGCTGACCGGCCTGGCGTACGAAGGGGCGGCGGCCCCGCTCCCCGACGTCTGGCGGGCCGTGCGGACCAGCCTGCGGCAGGTCCTGGAGGGCACCACGCTGGCCGACCTCGCCTCCGGCGAACTGCCCGACCTGGTCCGCGAGCGGGCGCAGACGTACAACGACGACGTACGGAGCTACCCGCCGCGGTGA
- a CDS encoding DUF2201 family putative metallopeptidase, translating into MAYGERGGRPRHVVDLTDRRSLERWRPADEAVVAEARRLKEAALLDFGLSGSAVASWLYAKCHHQIPTSAIDTAAVVASGDGTCLLLYNPEFFVDLGLDGVKFVLFHEARHLVHRHLFVEPELRDDPVFTLAAEVSINHVALVRLGREELPLRDGRPAGIDPHAIHRMYQEDLRAHGLEPVEYPQFIATDMTVYGELKRMAHPPVPPPVCVHLTHAGIPADQETVDATVSSVLLNSLLAARRGHAVAEQELGDLFDRTDGATERVSRMWGRLGAGLLRGQTVRTGRVDWWQRWLVDVMASKLRDGERLVYPKKRGALLAALGQDPMLSRRGPVREKVLVIAYDTSGSMPGYVIDWLTELVGGIDGVEAHWLSFDAVVMPFAPGERVYGGGGTSFQAVADYVEGRTTIDGRPFEATPDAVVMLTDGYAPHITPAEPDKWIWLITEGGSDWPDAHTPPMACHRVTTGSR; encoded by the coding sequence ATGGCGTACGGGGAGCGCGGCGGACGGCCGCGTCATGTCGTCGACCTGACGGACCGGCGCTCACTGGAGCGCTGGCGGCCGGCCGACGAGGCGGTGGTGGCCGAGGCGCGGCGGCTGAAGGAGGCCGCGCTGCTCGACTTCGGGCTGTCCGGCTCTGCGGTGGCCTCGTGGCTGTACGCGAAGTGCCATCACCAGATACCGACGTCGGCGATCGACACCGCCGCCGTGGTGGCGAGCGGCGACGGTACCTGCCTGCTGCTCTACAACCCGGAGTTCTTCGTCGATCTCGGCCTGGACGGGGTGAAGTTCGTCCTGTTCCACGAGGCGCGGCACCTGGTCCACCGGCATCTGTTCGTCGAGCCGGAGCTGCGGGACGACCCGGTGTTCACGCTGGCCGCCGAGGTGTCGATCAACCATGTGGCGCTGGTCCGACTCGGGCGCGAGGAGCTGCCGCTGCGCGACGGCCGGCCGGCCGGCATCGACCCGCACGCGATCCACCGCATGTACCAGGAGGACCTGCGGGCGCACGGCCTGGAGCCGGTGGAGTACCCGCAGTTCATCGCCACGGACATGACGGTGTACGGCGAGCTGAAGCGGATGGCCCATCCGCCGGTGCCGCCCCCGGTGTGCGTGCACCTGACGCACGCCGGGATCCCGGCGGACCAGGAGACCGTCGACGCCACGGTGTCCTCCGTGCTGCTCAACTCGCTGCTCGCGGCCCGCCGCGGGCACGCGGTGGCCGAGCAGGAGCTCGGTGACCTCTTCGACCGCACGGACGGAGCGACCGAGCGGGTGTCCCGGATGTGGGGCCGGCTCGGCGCGGGGCTGCTGCGCGGGCAGACCGTGCGGACGGGGCGGGTGGACTGGTGGCAGCGCTGGCTGGTGGACGTGATGGCGTCCAAGCTGCGGGACGGCGAGCGGCTGGTGTACCCGAAGAAGCGGGGCGCGCTGCTCGCGGCGCTCGGCCAGGATCCGATGCTGTCCCGGCGCGGCCCGGTCCGGGAGAAGGTCCTGGTCATCGCGTACGACACGTCCGGCTCGATGCCGGGGTACGTGATCGACTGGCTGACCGAACTGGTCGGCGGGATCGACGGGGTGGAGGCGCACTGGCTGTCCTTCGACGCCGTGGTGATGCCGTTCGCGCCCGGCGAGCGGGTCTATGGGGGCGGCGGGACGAGCTTCCAGGCGGTCGCGGACTACGTGGAGGGCCGTACGACGATCGACGGGCGACCGTTCGAGGCGACACCGGACGCCGTGGTGATGCTCACCGACGGCTATGCCCCGCACATCACCCCGGCCGAGCCCGACAAGTGGATCTGGCTGATCACCGAGGGCGGCAGCGACTGGCCCGACGCCCACACTCCCCCGATGGCCTGCCATCGCGTCACGACAGGATCGAGATGA
- a CDS encoding glutamate ABC transporter substrate-binding protein produces MNRSKGRKATLAAAAAAALALAAGACSDNGGGGGGGDDDKITVGIKFDQPGIGLKTPDGTYTGFDVDVATYIAKELGHDPSDIVWKEAKSADRETLLQRGDVDFIAASYSINDERAKKVDFAGPYLLAHQDVLVRADDDSITKPADLNNKKLCSVTGSTSAQNVKTKLAPDAQLQEYGGYSECLTGLENKAVDALTTDDSILAGYAAQDEFKGKFKLGGFKMSNENYGIGVQKGSELKAEINTALEKMVEDGSWDTYVKKNFGPANYQNEPAPEIGVIVK; encoded by the coding sequence ATGAACCGATCCAAGGGCCGCAAGGCCACCCTGGCCGCGGCCGCCGCGGCCGCGCTCGCCCTGGCCGCCGGCGCCTGCAGCGACAACGGCGGGGGCGGCGGCGGCGGTGACGACGACAAGATCACCGTCGGGATCAAGTTCGACCAGCCCGGCATCGGCCTGAAGACGCCGGACGGCACGTACACCGGCTTCGATGTCGACGTGGCGACGTACATCGCCAAGGAACTCGGCCACGATCCGAGCGACATCGTCTGGAAGGAGGCCAAGAGCGCCGACCGCGAGACGCTGCTGCAGCGCGGCGACGTCGACTTCATCGCGGCCTCGTACTCGATCAACGACGAGCGGGCGAAGAAGGTCGACTTCGCCGGACCGTACCTCCTGGCGCACCAGGACGTGCTGGTCCGGGCGGACGACGACAGCATCACCAAGCCCGCCGACCTCAACAACAAGAAGCTCTGCTCGGTCACCGGCTCCACGTCCGCGCAGAACGTCAAGACCAAGCTCGCGCCCGACGCCCAGCTGCAGGAGTACGGCGGGTACTCGGAGTGCCTGACCGGTCTCGAGAACAAGGCCGTCGACGCGCTGACCACCGACGACTCGATCCTGGCCGGCTACGCGGCGCAGGACGAGTTCAAGGGCAAGTTCAAGCTCGGCGGCTTCAAGATGAGCAACGAGAACTACGGCATCGGAGTCCAGAAGGGCAGCGAGCTCAAGGCCGAGATCAACACCGCGCTCGAGAAGATGGTCGAGGACGGGTCCTGGGACACCTACGTGAAGAAGAACTTCGGTCCGGCGAACTACCAGAACGAGCCCGCACCGGAGATCGGCGTCATCGTCAAGTGA